A single window of Nicotiana sylvestris chromosome 3, ASM39365v2, whole genome shotgun sequence DNA harbors:
- the LOC104221695 gene encoding NADP-dependent malic enzyme, chloroplastic, whose amino-acid sequence MFSLNGSSCTNNSVSGVSRCLTQSRKRMSVPMVAVASVSSNVKPGERHASVLMENTLKEMKESAPVIEKDSKSAVSGGVGDVYGEDSATEDQTITPWTHSVASGYSLLRDPNYNKGLAFSEKERDSHYLRGLLPPVVVDQELQVEKLMKNLRQYDVPLQRYIAMMDLQERNERLFYKLLMENVEELLPVVYTPTVGEACQKYGSIFRRPQGLFISLKEKGKILEVLKNWPEKKIQVIVVTDGERILGLGDLGCQGMGIPVGKLSLYTALGGVRPSACLPITIDVGTNNEKLLKDEFYIGLRQRRARGQEYAELLDEFMSAVKQNYGEKVLIQFEDFANHNAFDLLAKYGTSHLVFNDDIQGTASVVLAGLMSALNLVGGTLAENTFLFLGAGEAGSGIAELIALEMSKQTGAPPEETRKKIWMVDSKGLIVRSRMASLQHFKRPWAHDHEPVKELVNAVKSIKPTVLIGSSGAGKTFTKEVVQAMATFNEKPIIFALSNPTSQSECTAEEAYTWSNGRAIFASGSPFAPVEYKGKVFVSGQANNAYIFPGLGLGLLISGAIRVHDDILLAASEALAAEVSQENFEKGLIYPPFSNIRKISAHIAAKVAAKAYELGLATRLPQPENLVAYAESCMYSPSYRSYR is encoded by the exons ATGTTCTCATTGAACGGAAGCAGTTGTACG AACAATTCGGTATCTGGGGTTTCAAGATGTTTGACTCAGTCTCGGAAAAGGATGTCAGTTCCAATGGTGGCGGTGGCGTCTGTGAGCTCAAATGTCAAGCCCGGAGAGCGGCATGCAAGTGTTTTAATGGAGAATACTTTGAAGGAGATGAAGGAAAGTGCTCCAGTTATTGAGAAAGATTCAAAATCGGCGGTCAGTGGAGGAGTCGGCGACGTCTACGGCGAGGATAGTGCCACTGAAGATCAAACTATTACCCCTTGGACTCACTCTGTTGCTAG CGGATACTCATTGTTGCGTGATCCAAACTACAACAAAGGGCTTGCATTCAGTGAGAAAGAAAGGGATTCCCACTATTTGCGTGGTCTTCTTCCTCCTGTAGTTGTTGATCAGGAGCTTCAG GTTGAGAAATTGATGAAAAATCTGCGTCAGTATGATGTACCACTGCAAAGGTACATAGCTATGATGGATCTTCAG GAGAGAAATGAGAGGCTATTCTACAAGCTTCTCATGGAAAACGTAGAAGAGCTGCTCCCGGTAGTTTATACACCAACAGTAGGCGAAGCATGCCAGAAGTATGGTAGCATCTTCAGACGTCCTCAAGGTCTTTTTATCAGCTTGAAAGAAAA AGGTAAAATTCTTGAGGTATTAAAGAATTGGCCTGAGAAGAAAATTCAAGTAATCGTTGTAACTGATGGAGAACGAATATTAGGCCTTGGGGACCTAGGTTGCCAG GGAATGGGAATACCTGTGGGGAAACTCTCTTTATACACCGCTCTTGGAGGCGTTCGGCCGTCAGCT TGCTTGCCGATAACCATTGATGTGGGCACAAACAATGAGAAATTGTTGAAAGATGAATTTTACATTGGGCTCAGGCAAAGAAGAGCTAGAGGACAG GAATATGCTGAACTCCTGGATGAATTTATGTCTGCTGTCAAGCAGAATTACGGCGAGAAAGTGCTCATTCAG TTTGAAGACTTCGCGAATCATAACGCATTTGACCTTCTTGCAAAGTACGGAACTAGCCACCTTGTTTTCAATGATGACATTCAG GGGACAGCATCTGTGGTCCTTGCAGGGCTCATGTCAGCACTAAACTTGGTGGGAGGAACCTTAGCAGAGAATACATTTTTATTCCTGGGAGCTGGAGAG GCTGGTAGTGGGATAGCAGAACTCATAGCTCTTGAGATGTCAAAGCAG ACTGGAGCCCCTCCAGAAGAGACGCGTAAGAAAATTTGGATGGTGGATTCTAAG GGGTTGATTGTTAGGTCTCGCATGGCGTCACTTCAACATTTTAAGAGGCCCTGGGCTCATGACCACGAGCCAGTAAAAGAACTGGTGAATGCTGTGAAG TCGATTAAGCCAACCGTCTTGATTGGGTCTTCCGGAGCTGGGAAGACGTTCACTAAAGAAGTGGTACAAGCTATGGCAACCTTCAATGAG AAACCAATTATTTTTGCTCTCTCCAACCCAACATCACAGTCTGAATGTACTGCTGAAGAGGCTTATACATGGAGTAAT GGCCGAGCCATTTTTGCTAGCGGGAGTCCATTTGCTCCTGTTGAGTACAAGGGGAAAGTCTTCGTGTCTGGCCAG GCAAATAATGCATATATCTTTCCTGGGCTTGGTCTGGGACTGCTAATTTCCGGTGCAATTCGCGTTCATGACGACATACTCCTGGCAGCCT CGGAAGCATTAGCAGCAGAAGTTAGTCAAGAGAACTTTGAGAAGGGACTAATATACCCACCATTTTCGAACATAAGAAAGATTTCAGCTCACATTGCTGCCAAGGTGGCAGCCAAAGCATATGAACTAG GTTTGGCCACTCGTCTACCGCAACCTGAGAACCTAGTGGCATATGCTGAGAGTTGCATGTACAGTCCAAGTTACCGTAGCTATCGCTAG
- the LOC138888533 gene encoding uncharacterized protein — MVLEKLESSYLDEYNKLDPYAQELRDSNPGSDVVIQISKVALEEGKRRFLRMYVCFQALKNGFKAGLSPFIGLDGTFLKGKCQGMLQSSLDLKEGEGVTFISDIQKIWHSDEMKKLLWWSAWSTYEEEFKDMLRRLGEVFEDYVKDLLKYPSSSWCRAYLDTQYKNPMVDNNFTESFNSWIRQQPIVKMLETIRVKVMTLLKDHENEVSSWKDDYIPYTMELYNDYKEIAQDCTTFFNREGGYEVSQGSDRHIVILELQTCTSRIWDFF, encoded by the exons ATGGTGTTAGAGAAACTAGAAAGTAGCTACTTAGATGAGTACAACAAGTTGGATCCATATGCCCAAGAATTGAGGGATAGCAATCCTGGTTCTGATGTGGTTATCCAGATATCCAAAGTTGCTTTGGAAGAAGGTAAAAGGAGATTCTTGAGGATGTATGTGTGCTTTCAGGCCCTCAAGAATGGCTTCAAAGCAGGTTTGAGTCCTTTTATAGGACTTGATGGTACCTTTTTAAAAGGAAAATGCCAAGGCATGTTACAG AGTTCTTTAGACTTGAAAGAAGGTGAAGGAGTAACCTTCATATCAGATATACAGAAG ATCTGGCATAGTGATGAGATGAAAAAGCTACTTTGGTGGTCTGCCTGGAGCACATATGAAGAAGAATTTAAGGATATGTTGAGGCGGCTAGGTGAAGTATTTGAGGATTATGTGAAAGACTTGTTAAAGTATCCATCCTCTAGCTGGTGTAGAGCATATTTAGACACCCAATACAAGAACCCAATGGTAGATAATAACTTTACAGAGTCTTTCAACTCATGGATTAGACAACAACCCATTGTGAAAATGCTTGAAACTATTAGGGTGAAG GTAATGACTTTGTTAAAGGACCATGAAAATGAAGTGAGTAGCTGGAAAGATGATTATATTCCATATACAATGGAGCTGTATAATGATTATAAAGAGATAGCACAAGATTGTACCACATTTTTCAATAGAGAAGGGGGTTATGAAGTATCACAAGGTTCAGACAGACACATTGTTATTCTTGAACTGCAGACGTGCACAAGTAGGATATGGGACTTTTTTTAG
- the LOC138888534 gene encoding secreted RxLR effector protein 161-like produces MKDMSEASYVIGIEIHRDRSQRLLGLSQKAYIERILERFGMKTCSPIALPIIKGDKFSLNQCPQNALEKGQMKDIPYASLVGSLMYAQVCTRPDIAFAAGMLGRYQSNTGLDHGKAGKRALRYLQGTKDFKLTYKYSDSLEVIGYSDSDLGGCKDTGKSISGYIFLLAGGVVSWRSVKQTIVATSTMEAEFIACYEATSHVL; encoded by the coding sequence ATGAAGGATATGAGTGAAGCCTCTTATGTCATTGGCATAGAGATTCACAGAGACAGATCTCAAAGATTACTTGGACTGTCTCAAAAGGCCTACATTGAAAGAATTCTGGAAAGATTCGGGATGAAGACCTGTTCACCTATAGCATTACCCATAATTAAAGGTGACAAATTTTCATTGAATCAATGTCCACAAAATGCATTGGAAAAGGGGCAAATGAAAGACATTCCCTATGCTTCGCTTGTTGGGAGCCTTATGTATGCACAGGtctgtactagacctgatattgcttttGCAGCAGGAATGCTTGGCAGATATCAAAGTAACACTGGTCTTGACCATGGGAAAGCTGGTAAAAGGGCCTTGAGATATTTGCAAGGAACCAAGGATTTTAAGCTCACATACAAATATTCTGACTCATTGGAGGTGATTGGATATTCAGACTCTGATCTGGGTGGATGCAAAGACACTGGTAAATCTATTTCAGGATACATTTTCCTTCTTGCTGGAGGTGTTGtgtcttggagaagtgtcaagcAGACCATTGTTGCAACATCCACAATGGAAGCTGAATTTATAGCATGCTATGAAGCTACATCACATGTGTTATAG